In a single window of the Mustela nigripes isolate SB6536 chromosome 17, MUSNIG.SB6536, whole genome shotgun sequence genome:
- the RPS19 gene encoding small ribosomal subunit protein eS19 isoform X1 has translation MPGVTVKDVNQQEFVRALAAFLKKSGKLKVPEWVDTVKLAKHKELAPYDENWFYTRAASTARHLYLRGGAGVGSMTKIYGGRQRNGVMPSHFSRGSKSVARRVLQALEGLKMVEKDQDGGRKLTPQGQRDLDRIAGQVAAANKKH, from the exons aTGCCTGGAGTTACTGTAAAAGACGTGAACCAGCAGGAGTTCGTCAGAGCTCTGGCAGCTTTCCTCAAAAA GTCTGGGAAGCTGAAAGTCCCTGAATGGGTAGACACCGTCAAGCTGGCCAAGCATAAAGAGCTTGCTCCCTATGATGAGAACTGGTTCTACACACGAGCTG CTTCCACAGCACGGCACCTGTACCTCCGGGGCGGCGCTGGGGTCGGCTCCATGACCAAGATCTACGGGGGACGCCAGAGAAACGGGGTCATGCCTAGCCACTTCAGTAGAGGCTCCAAGAGCGTGGCCCGCAGGGTTCTACAAGCCCTAGAGGGGCTGAAAATGGTGGAAAAGGACCAAGATGG GGGCCGCAAACTGACACCTCAGGGACAGAGAGATCTGGACAGAATCGCCGGACAG GTGGCAGCTGCCAACAAGAAGCATTAG
- the RPS19 gene encoding small ribosomal subunit protein eS19 isoform X2, producing MPGVTVKDVNQQEFVRALAAFLKKSGKLKVPEWVDTVKLAKHKELAPYDENWFYTRAGGGADWLLGTGFPKRSAAESPQRDSRRSHLCRHLAHRAPHTPQDGQDLWHSTSVSKGLGPGSPAGVGRCREWVSILFILAIILFNL from the exons aTGCCTGGAGTTACTGTAAAAGACGTGAACCAGCAGGAGTTCGTCAGAGCTCTGGCAGCTTTCCTCAAAAA GTCTGGGAAGCTGAAAGTCCCTGAATGGGTAGACACCGTCAAGCTGGCCAAGCATAAAGAGCTTGCTCCCTATGATGAGAACTGGTTCTACACACGAGCTG GTGGAGGTGCAGACTGGTTACTAGGGACAGGATTCCCCAAGAGGAGCGCAGCAGAAAGCCCTCAGAGGGACTCGAGGAGAAGCCATTTGTGCAGACACCTGGCTCACCGTGCCCCTCATACACCGCAGGATGGCCAGGATCTGTGGCATAGCACCTCTGTTTCAAAGGGATTGGGACCTGGGTCtccagcaggggtggggaggtgtaGGGAATGGGtcagtattttgtttattttggctaTAATACTCTTCAATTTGTGA